The region CTCCTGAGCTGCCTCAGTTCCGCCCTCAGCGCCTTCACTTCCTCCAGGATCAGCCCGGTATCGTCATGGATCGCCTGCCGGTTGGCATCCGCCTCGGCATCATGCTCTTCCTGCATGGCCGAGACGATGATGCCGATGAAGAGGTTCAGGACCGTGAAGGCCGTGCACAGGATGAAGGGCACGAAGAACAACCAGGACAGCGGAAACTTTTCCATAACGGGCCGGACGATGCCCATGGACCAGCTTTCAAGGGTCATGATCTGGAACAACGTGTAGAGCGACTTTGGCAGATCGCCGAACCAGTCGGGAAACGCCGCGCCATAGAGCTTGGTCGCCATCACGGCGAACACGTAGAAGACCAGCGCCATCAGCACCACGATCGACCCCATGCCCGGCAGGGCGGAAATGAGGCCGCCGATGACCCGGCGCAACGACGGCACTACGGAGATGAGGCGCAGCACGCGGAGAATGCGCAGCGAACGCAGCACGGTGAAGGCACCGCTCGCCGGCATCAGCGAGATCGCCACGATCGCAAAATCAAAATTGCTCCAAGGGTCCTTGAAGAACTTCGGACCATGGGCGTAAAGCCGCAGCCCCAGTTCCACGACGAAAATGCCGAGGATCAGGCTGTCGAGAAACTTCAGGAATTCGCCCATCTGCGCCATGACCGACGGGCTCGTTTCCAGGCCCAGCGTCACCGCGTTCAGAACGATGATACCGATGATCCAGAATTCCCAATTACGTGAGGCGACCAGCGCCCTGATCCGATTTCGCATATATCTGCCCTGGAACTTGACCAACCTGTGGTCCGCGCACGTGCGCCGGCCAGAACATGGCGATTCCTTCGTTGCAGTGCAAGATGCCGCCGAAGGGGAAAAGATCGGCGGCCTGCTTGACAGCAACGGCAACTCAGCGCAGAAATCTCCAGCTCGAAGCGGGTGTAGCTCAATGGTAGAGCAGAAGCTTCCCAAGCTTAAGACGGGGGTTCGATTCCCCTCACCCGCTCCAGAAACTCCCCAATCTCACAAGCTCCCGCTCCCGAATTCACCGGCCTCAGCGAAGCGTTTCGCCGATACGGTCCGGTTTGCGCACATCGGCTCGCGTGAGGCCGATGTCGTCGAGGAGATAGTCAGGCAGATCCGACAGGATTCGTGCGTCCCGCCGGATGCGCGTGCGGCGCAACAGATACTTGAAGCAGCGCCGGAAGAGGCCCAGGCGATGGGGCCGGTTCAGGACACCAACGGGATAATCAGTCATCTCACTTGCTCCATTCAAGGTTCGATGCAGCAAGTTTACGCGGCGCTGTCGCGCAAAATGCGCGATCTTCAGGCGACTGTGCGACAATTTCGCAAAGATTCCTGATTTCGTGATAAACTTTCGCGAATCGGGTTAAAGGCGGTACCGGAGGCGCCGATTTGGAACATCTTGACGATTTCGACCATCAGCTCCTCGACCTTCTGAGCAAGGACAGCCGCCAGACGGGAAAGCAGCTTTCGGAGAAGATCGGCCTTTCCCCGGCCGCCTGCCTGCGCCGGGTGCAAAGGCTGCGGGAGACCGGTGCCATTGAAAGGGAGGTCGCAGTCATTTCGCCAAAGGTGACCGGCGGCTCGGTTACCCTTCTGGTGATGCTCACGCTGGTGCGGGGAAAGCCGGACCGGGCCGCCCTGCTGAGGCGCAACTTTCTGAAACGGCCGGAAGTGAAAAAGATCTATCACGTCACCGGCGAGGCCGACCTGGTGCTGACGGTGCAATGCGCCTCGATGGAAGCCTATGCCGCCTTCACCGAAGCGCATTTCTATGCCGACGAAATCAAGGGGTTCGACACGATCGTCGTTCTGCGGTCCTACGATCCGGAGCCGGATTGAGCCCGCGCCCGACGGACGCTCCGATCTCCCGCAGGCGCTCGAGCCGGCGAACATCCAGCGACGCCGGCCAAAAGGCGCCCGCAGCCGCAAAACAGTGGGCCCGAAGACATTCCGGGCTGACAAGGCTGCCGGGGACGGGATATTCTGGCCAGCAGTTCACCGGATGCCGGAAGCCGGCAGGCCGCCTTCAAGACCGTTTCAGGATCGCCGCGTGATCATTGGACTTCCCTTTTCCCGAAAAGCCGGTTCCCGCGCCAGGCGCTCGATCGTCTGTGCGCTGGTCGCGCTGTCATGTCTCGCCGGGCTGCCCGTTCAGGCCCAGTCTCAGCAGACCCGCGTGCACGTACCGAATTTCTGGGATCCGAAGGCCGTTCATGACCGGCCCGCCTCGATCCCGGACAAGATCCAGTTCCTGGCAACGGATAACTATCCACCCTTCGTCTTCCGGGATCCGCAAGGGCGGCTCACCGGCTTCAACGTCGATCTCGCGCGTGCGCTGTGCCAGGAACTCGACAGCTCCTGCGCGCTCCGGATCAAGGACTTCGAAGTCCTTCTGCCCGCCCTCGACGAGGAAGAAGGCGACGCGATCATTTCCGGTCTGTCCCGCAGCCTGCCGTCCACGCGGCGCCTCAACTTCACGGACGACTATCTGAAGCTTCCCGCGCGCTTTGTCGTGCCCGCCGACAAGGCCGACACGTTCGACGAACAGGAACTCGCCGGCAAGACGATCGCCGTTGAAACCGGCTCGCGCTACGAAGCTTTCGCGCAAGAGTTCTGGCTCGATGCGACCATTCTCGGCCTGGAAAGCGAAACCGAGGGACGCATGGCGGTGAAGAATGGCGACGCCGACGCTTATTTCGGCGACGGCCTCAGCCTTTCCTTCTGGTTGCCGAGCGAGTCCGCCGGCGGATGTTGCGCGTTCGCAGGCGGCCCCTGGCTCGAGCCCGGCTACTTCGACGAGGGCATGGCCATTGCCACAAGGCCAAACGATCCCGAGCGGGCCGCGGCGTTGAACTACGCCCTCCGGCAGCTGCACGAAAAAGGGATTTTCCGCGAACTCTATCTGCGCTATTTCCCGCTCAGTTTTTATTGATTTCCGGCGGATCGAGCCGCTGTCCCGTCGACAATCCCGTCATCATGTCCCGGCATCCTCTCTGCCGCAGTTCCGGATCACACCATCATGAGCGCCTTTCTCTGGACACGCCCCGACACCGGCCCCTCGGCAACGCTTCTTCTCGCCCACGGGGCCGGAGCGCCGATGGATGCGGCC is a window of Roseibium salinum DNA encoding:
- a CDS encoding ion transporter, which codes for MRNRIRALVASRNWEFWIIGIIVLNAVTLGLETSPSVMAQMGEFLKFLDSLILGIFVVELGLRLYAHGPKFFKDPWSNFDFAIVAISLMPASGAFTVLRSLRILRVLRLISVVPSLRRVIGGLISALPGMGSIVVLMALVFYVFAVMATKLYGAAFPDWFGDLPKSLYTLFQIMTLESWSMGIVRPVMEKFPLSWLFFVPFILCTAFTVLNLFIGIIVSAMQEEHDAEADANRQAIHDDTGLILEEVKALRAELRQLRSQVGQERV
- a CDS encoding transporter substrate-binding domain-containing protein, with the translated sequence MIIGLPFSRKAGSRARRSIVCALVALSCLAGLPVQAQSQQTRVHVPNFWDPKAVHDRPASIPDKIQFLATDNYPPFVFRDPQGRLTGFNVDLARALCQELDSSCALRIKDFEVLLPALDEEEGDAIISGLSRSLPSTRRLNFTDDYLKLPARFVVPADKADTFDEQELAGKTIAVETGSRYEAFAQEFWLDATILGLESETEGRMAVKNGDADAYFGDGLSLSFWLPSESAGGCCAFAGGPWLEPGYFDEGMAIATRPNDPERAAALNYALRQLHEKGIFRELYLRYFPLSFY
- a CDS encoding Lrp/AsnC family transcriptional regulator, yielding MEHLDDFDHQLLDLLSKDSRQTGKQLSEKIGLSPAACLRRVQRLRETGAIEREVAVISPKVTGGSVTLLVMLTLVRGKPDRAALLRRNFLKRPEVKKIYHVTGEADLVLTVQCASMEAYAAFTEAHFYADEIKGFDTIVVLRSYDPEPD
- a CDS encoding DUF1127 domain-containing protein — its product is MTDYPVGVLNRPHRLGLFRRCFKYLLRRTRIRRDARILSDLPDYLLDDIGLTRADVRKPDRIGETLR